In Calonectris borealis chromosome Z, bCalBor7.hap1.2, whole genome shotgun sequence, a single genomic region encodes these proteins:
- the SLC26A1 gene encoding LOW QUALITY PROTEIN: sulfate anion transporter 1 (The sequence of the model RefSeq protein was modified relative to this genomic sequence to represent the inferred CDS: inserted 1 base in 1 codon), with product MQIEQCLTEDFHSFQRAKPELXYPCQTAIQEHIHEVNTGTMEKPLEATRVENTTSSCFLMERKTHVKINRKEVMLAKLRRSCSCTPKKLKNFVMDFLPVLRWLPKYQCKEYIWGDVMSGLVIGIILVPQAIAYSLLAGLKPIYSLYTSFFANIIYFLMGTSRHVSVGIFSLISLMVGQVVDRELLLAGFDLNDDAPSALGDGSLQNDSQPNTTAFNLTIAGMNAECGKECYAIGIATALTFVAGVYQVLMGIFRLGFVSMYLSESVLDGFATGASLTILTAQVKYLIGIKIPRSQGHGMLVITWINIFRNISQANLCDVITSAICIVVLVAAKELGDRYKHKLKFPLPTELVVIVVATLVSHYGKLNEVYASSVSGAIPTGFIPPKVPHFNLMLRVAVDALPLAIVSFVFTVSLSEMCAKKYAYTIRANQEMFAVGFCNIIPSFFHSFATSAALAKTLVKTSTGCQTQVSGVISAMVVLLVLLFLAPLFYSLQKCVLACIIIVSLRGALRKFRDVPARYHVNKVDTLVWVITMSASALISTEIGLLVGIVFSMLCIVVRTQRPRTALLGQIQDTSFYEDDLEYENLSPVPKVKIFRFEAPLYYANRNYFLKSLYRMTNLDPNLEAARRKKYEKKEKQHLKKGDHTTANGLGIGETNLQLVPKQIDFEVLVVDCSSISFLDTTGVNTLKEMLKDYKDLNISVLLACCNPSVIDSLKRGGYFGKDFGSMQEMLFYSIHNAVQFAKDQKLPADCSV from the exons GAACACATACATGAAGTAAACACTGGGACAATGGAAAAACCACTTGAGGCTACCAGGGTGGAAAACACCACTTCTTCCTGCTTTCTCATGGAAAGAAAGACTCATGTCAAGATTAATAGGAAAGAAGTCATGCTAGCTaagctgaggaggagctgctcctgcaccCCAAAGAAGCTGAAGAACTTTGTCATGGACTTCCTTCCCGTTTTACGATGGCTTCCCAAGTACCAGTGCAAAGAGTACATTTGGGGAGATGTTATGTCTGGGTTAGTGATTGGGATCATTTTGGTGCCCCAAGCAATCGCATACTCACTGCTGGCAGGTCTGAAGCCCATTTATAGTCTTTACACATCATTCTTTGCCAACATCATCTATTTCTTAATGGGCACATCCCGTCATGTCTCAGTTGGCATTTTCAGCTTGATAAGCTTAATGGTAGGACAAGTTGTAGACCGAGAACTTCTCTTGGCTGGGTTTGACTTGAACGATGATGCCCCATCAGCCTTGGGTGATGGCTCTCTGCAGAATGACAGTCAGCCCAACACAACTGCCTTCAACCTTACAATTGCAGGGATGAATGCTGAGTGTGGGAAAGAATGCTACGCTATTGGCATTGCTACAGCCTTGACATTTGTGGCTGGAGTGTATCAG GTTCTAATGGGAATCTTCCGTCTGGGTTTCGTATCTATGTACTTATCTGAGTCTGTACTAGATGGCTTTGCAACTGGTGCTTCCTTAACCATTTTAACAGCTCAAGTGAAGTATCTGATTGGAATAAAAATCCCACGTAGCCAAGGGCATGGGATGCTTGTTATTACCTGGATTAACATTTTCCGGAACATTTCTCAGGCTAACCTTTGTGATGTCATCACAAGTGCCATTTGTATCGTGGTGCTGGTCGCTGCTAAGGAATTGGGAGATCGGTATAAGCATAAGCTGAAATTTCCTCTTCCCACAGAGCTGGTAGTTATTGTTGTGGCAACACTGGTGTCACACTATGGAAAGTTAAATGAAGTGTATGCATCCAGTGTTTCTGGAGCTATTCCAACAGGATTTATTCCCCCCAAGGTACCACATTTCAACTTAATGCTCCGAGTTGCTGTAGATGCTTTGCCTCTTGCCATAGTCAGCTTTGTCTTCACTGTATCCCTTTCTGAAATGTGTGCAAAGAAATATGCTTACACCATCCGAGCCAATCAGGAAATGTTTGCTGTGGGGTTCTGCAACatcattccttctttcttccacTCTTTTGCAACCAGTGCAGCTCTGGCAAAAACACTCGTGAAAACATCTACAGGATGCCAGACTCAAGTCTCTGGAGTAATTAGTGCAATGGTGGTTTTGCTGGTGCTGCTCTTCTTGGCACCTCTCTTCTACTCCTTGCAGAAGTGTGTCCTGGCTTGTATCATCATTGTCAGCCTCCGAGGAGCCCTGAGGAAGTTCCGAGATGTGCCAGCACGGTACCATGTGAATAAGGTGGACACACTTGTTTGGGTCATTACCATGTCTGCCTCTGCCTTGATCAGCACAGAAATAGGGCTGTTGGTTGGCATTGTTTTCTCCATGTTATGCATCGTAGTTCGGACACAGCGGCCGCGGACAGCCCTGCTTGGTCAGATCCAAGACACCAGCTTTTATGAGGATGACTTAGAATATGAAAATCTCTCTCCTGTTCCAAAGGTCAAAATATTCCGTTTTGAGGCCCCACTTTACTATGCAAACAGAAACTACTTCCTAAAGTCTCTGTACAGAATGACTAACTTAGATCCTAACCTAGAAGCTGCTAGAAGGAAGAAATatgagaagaaggaaaagcagcatctGAAAAAGGGAGATCACACAACTGCTAATGGACTGGGCATCGGAGAAACCAATCTGCAACTAGTTCCTAAGCAAATTGATTTCGAAGTGCTTGTTGTAGATTGCTCTTCCATCTCATTTTTGGACACCACCGGAGTTAATACTCTAAAGGAAATGCTGAAGGACTACAAGGACTTAAACATTTCTGTTCTCCTCGCTTGCTGCAATCCCTCAGTGATAGACTCTCTGAAAAGAGGAGGTTACTTTGGGAAAGATTTTGGAAGTATGCAGGAAATGCTGTTCTACAGTATACATAATGCTGTGCAGTTTGCAAAAGACCAAAAGCTTCCAGCAGATTGCTCGGTTTAA